A single region of the Streptomyces sp. NBC_01381 genome encodes:
- a CDS encoding sugar transferase: MSAERSVATPAAQPRAADQAVATASVVPPRAAGRSLRTTIGLGSSARRPAAFPLLAADCAAVLLGAMLLAAPQRHPLLVAMLVVGVTSLNTRAALYRRVAVPSALDELPALAWQIAVTWGAAGLLAANFSALEPVSLTNLASAAALQCVLSCAGRGTVYLRARRAVLRQPRPALVVGPGAVARRVADAVLRHPQAGVRPVGIVGDAQGERPEAAEGAELPVLRTLEELRRAVIQNSVRTLLVVGPDPGPEQIGWLRSLSASGCDVWAVDATQPPGYDAPGRRYRSGRIAGFPCRPLAPAGQRHHSVSKRGLDLVTSGILLLLLSPVLLACAAVLRSSEGPGVIFRQERIGRDGRPFTLLKFRTHRPADPHEAATRWTVAGEQHMSGFCQFLRRTSLDELPQLWNVLRGDMSLVGPRPERPYFVAKFSQTYPGYAERHRMPTGITGLAQIQGLRGDTSIEDRCRFDNAYIDSWSFWQDLCILLRTAASLVRPSGS, from the coding sequence GTGAGTGCGGAACGAAGCGTCGCCACCCCTGCCGCGCAGCCACGGGCCGCGGACCAAGCCGTCGCCACCGCATCGGTCGTCCCTCCCCGCGCGGCCGGGCGAAGCCTGCGGACGACCATCGGCCTCGGCTCATCCGCGCGCCGCCCCGCGGCCTTCCCGCTGCTGGCCGCCGACTGCGCCGCGGTCCTGCTCGGCGCCATGCTCCTCGCCGCGCCGCAGCGCCACCCCCTGCTGGTGGCCATGCTGGTCGTCGGTGTGACCAGCCTGAACACCCGCGCCGCGCTGTACCGCAGGGTGGCCGTGCCCTCCGCCCTCGACGAACTGCCCGCGCTGGCCTGGCAGATCGCGGTTACGTGGGGCGCGGCAGGGCTCCTCGCGGCGAACTTCTCCGCGCTCGAACCGGTCTCCCTCACCAACCTGGCGTCGGCGGCCGCCCTGCAGTGCGTGCTCAGCTGCGCCGGGCGCGGCACCGTCTACCTGCGGGCGCGCCGTGCGGTGCTCCGGCAGCCGCGACCGGCGCTCGTCGTCGGCCCCGGTGCCGTCGCGCGCCGGGTGGCCGACGCGGTGCTTCGCCATCCGCAGGCCGGGGTGCGGCCCGTGGGCATCGTGGGGGATGCGCAGGGCGAGCGTCCTGAAGCGGCGGAGGGTGCCGAACTGCCGGTGCTGCGCACGCTGGAGGAGCTGCGCCGCGCGGTCATCCAGAACAGCGTGCGGACCCTGCTGGTCGTCGGGCCCGACCCGGGCCCGGAGCAGATCGGCTGGCTGCGGTCGCTGAGCGCGTCGGGCTGTGACGTCTGGGCGGTCGACGCGACGCAGCCGCCGGGGTACGACGCACCGGGCCGCCGGTATCGCTCGGGGCGCATCGCCGGGTTCCCCTGCCGCCCGCTCGCACCGGCCGGGCAGCGGCACCACAGCGTCAGCAAACGCGGCCTCGACCTGGTGACCTCCGGGATCCTGCTGTTGCTGCTCAGCCCCGTCCTGCTGGCCTGCGCCGCCGTCCTGCGGTCCAGCGAAGGACCCGGAGTGATCTTCCGTCAGGAGCGCATCGGCAGGGACGGGCGGCCCTTCACCCTGCTGAAGTTCCGCACCCACCGTCCCGCCGATCCGCACGAGGCGGCCACCCGGTGGACCGTCGCGGGCGAGCAGCACATGAGCGGGTTCTGCCAGTTCCTGCGCCGTACCTCGCTCGACGAGCTGCCGCAGCTGTGGAACGTCCTGCGGGGCGACATGAGCCTGGTCGGTCCGCGCCCCGAACGCCCTTATTTCGTGGCCAAGTTCAGCCAGACGTATCCCGGCTACGCGGAACGCCACCGCATGCCGACCGGCATCACGGGCCTCGCGCAGATCCAGGGTCTGCGGGGCGACACCTCGATCGAGGACCGGTGCCGCTTCGACAACGCCTACATCGACAGCTGGTCGTTCTGGCAGGACCTGTGCATCCTGCTCCGGACCGCGGCCTCCCTCGTACGCCCGTCAGGGAGTTGA